A window of Halichoerus grypus chromosome 12, mHalGry1.hap1.1, whole genome shotgun sequence contains these coding sequences:
- the LOC118549022 gene encoding protein lifeguard 2-like, with protein MGLTAIWSTDKPFITLIFPVVLHASVIRAPARSLDPAKNTRPLNHLLWLLRLGHRGSDLLCILFLDGSSRSAARSRISWDFTMLNGMLFVLLFVLIIYGILLLFIRSYWLHLLYAGLGTIIFSLYLVMDVQLMVGGRHHHSDLHPEEYIFAALNIYLDIINLFLFILQLIGLGR; from the exons ATGGGATTAACGGCAATATGGTCTACAGATAAACCTTTTATTACG TTAATCTTCCCGGTAGTTTTGCACGCTAGCGTTATCCGTGCTCCCGCTCGCTCCCTCGACCCTGCCAAAAACACCCGCCCCTTAAACCATCTCCTCTGGCTTCTGCGCCTCGGGCATCGGGGTTCTGATTTActgtgcattttgtttttagaCGGTTCTTCAAGGTCTGCTGCTCGGAGCCGTATCAGT TGGGATTTCACCATGCTCAATGGAATGCTGTTTGTTTTACTCTTCGTACTTATTATCTATGGAATTCTCTTACTCTTCATACGATCATAT TGGTTGCATCTGCTGTATGCTGGCCTTGGAACTATAATCTTCTCACTC tacTTGGTAATGGATGTACAGCTCATGGTGGGAGGGCGCCACCATCATTCTGATCTGCACCCCGAAGAGTACATTTTTGCTGCCCTGAACATCTACTTGGATATCATCaacctcttcctttttattttgcaaCTGATTGGACTGGGACGGTAG